CCGTCATAGAGCCGGACAAACCAACCAAAAAATATCCATACCGACTTTCTTTGTTTTATTCACGGATAGACGGGATCAAAGAAGGAACAGAGGTAAGAATCCTTGGAATCCAAAAAGGTTATGTTGCCCATATTGATTCAAGGCCACTTATGGATGTACCTGATAGACGTTTTCTTGACCATAACATGGATCATGCGATCGAGTTACACATTGCTTTAGAAGACCCACTTACCCTTTGGGACAATTATGAAGTGGATTTTCAAACAGTGACTTTATTTTCGGGAAGGATCATCAATATCAACCCGGGTAGTTCCGATGGGAAACGCCCATTTTTTAAACCTACGTTCCGAGAAGGGGAAAAATCTCCAGATTACTTACCATCTGCACGGTATTTTGACGATTTTTTCAAAGCCACTTCCGCCACGATGGAAGAAAATCGTTCTGACCTCCGACAAATCACATTGGATTTCCGTTCCATCACCGATAAGTTAAACCATACTGAAGGTACAATTCCCAAAATCATAGGAAGTACTGAGATGTATGATGAACTTCTCGCTACGATCAAAGACGCAGAAACCATCGGAAAAGAAGGTAGAAGGTATATGGAGAGTTCTAGGAATTTAGAAAACACAATGCCGATACCATTTTTAATAACAGCTTCGTATTACGGCCGTACAACGCCTATTACGGGAAGAAGGATTGGACCACAAAATTAATGAAAGTTGCAATTATACATGACTGGCTCACGGGAATGCGTGGGGGAGAAGTTGTCCTTGATAGTATGTTAAAAGCTTATCCTGAAGCTGATTTGTTTAGTCTTTTTTATTCCAAAGGAAAACTCAATGCGAGGATTGAAGATCGAAAAATCACCACCGCATTTACAAACAACCTTCCTTTTAAAGAAAAATACTATCGGTATTATTTGCCACTTTTTCCAACAGCCATTGAAACTTTAGATCTAAAAGGATATGATGTTGTCATCAGTTCTTCACATTGTGTTGCCAAAGGTGTCATCCCTCATCCCGATACATTCCATTTGAGTTATGTACATAGTCCAATGCGTTATGTTTGGGATATGTATTATGATTATTTTCCCGCAAGGAAAGGTTTTAAATTTTTCCTTTTACAATCCATTGCCAATTATTTAAGAACTTGGGACGCTGCTTCTGCGAATCGTGTGGATTTTTTTACGTGTAACTCTCATTTTGTGGGAAGACGCATTCAAAAGTACTATAGGCGTGATTATAAAATCATTTATCCACCTTGTTTGCCTCAAGACTTTCGGGTTCATGATAATTCAAAAGATGATTATTACCTGATGGTTTCTGCCTTTGCTCCTTATAAAAAAATAGACCTAGCCATCGAAGCTTTCCGTGAAAATGGAAAACCACTCATCCTTGTGGGTGGAGGCCAAGAAGAAGGAAATCTCACAAAAAATCTACCGAAAAACATCCTATGGAAAAAGGGACTGCCTCGCACAGAAGTGATCGAACTCTACAAAAAAGCTAGAGGGTTTATATTTCCAGGGATGGAAGACTTTGGGATCACACCAGTGGAATCGCAGGCCTACGCCACTCCTGTCATCGCCTATGGAAAGGGTGGGGCCTTAGAATCGGTAAAAGATGGCAAAACAGGGGTATTTTTCGCAGAACAGACGGTAAAATCCTTAAACGACGCCATCAAACGGGCTGAAAAAATCCAATTCAAACGTTGGGATTTCCAAAATTCCATCAATCGATTCACGGAAGAAAAATTCGTAAGCGAAATTCGAAAGGTAGTCGATAGACATAAATAGAAATCTCTGAAGGGGGATCTCTTGGTCATTTTACATCGACTCAAAGGTGCGGAATTTGTTCTCAATGCAGATTTGATTGAGACCATTGAAGCAAATCCAGATACGATCATCACTCTTGTGAATGAAAAGAAATTCATTGTACAAGAGACTGTTGCGGACGTTGTGGAAAGGGTAATCGCTTACCAAACGAGAATCCACAACCTGCCTCGAGTGAGTGATAGAAGGCCTGAGGAAACATAAGAAATGGATATAGCTACAGTCATTGGTTTGGCATTAGGATTGGCCTTGATGTTACTTGGGGTTGTTTCGGGGGGTCTTTCACTCACCGACCTAATTGATATTCCATCCGTCATGATTACATTTGGTGGGGCAGCAGCAGCTACCATCATCTCCTTCCCATGGACATCCACCATTGGTGTGGGTGCTGTGACTAAAAAAGCGTTTCAAAATCCACCTTCGGATTTGCCAGGTCTTATCACAACACTAGTTAGTTTCTCAGAAAAAGCTCGTCGTGAAGGATTACTCGCTTTAGAAGATGATATCAACGAATTACCTGAAGAATTTTTAAAAAAGGGAATCCAACTCGTAGTGGATGGAACCGATCCCGAACTTGTCCGTAATATTATGGAGACCGAAATTGGGAACACCGCCGCAAGGCATGCTTATGGTCGTGGTTGGTGGGATGCTTACGCTGGTTTTGCGCCAGGCTTCGGGATGCTTGGGACCCTTGTGGGTCTTGTGGGGATGTTAAAGAACTTAGGTGGTGGGGACGCAAGTGCCATTGGACAAGGTATGGCAACAGCCCTAATTACAACATTATACGGATCCCTTGCTCAGAACTTATTTGCAGCACCTGTTGTGAGAAAACTCACACGTAGATCGGAAGACGAGCTTGTGATCAAACAAGTGATGGTGGAAGGAACTTTATCCATCCAGTCGGGTGATAACCCAAGGATTGTAAAAGAGAAACTTGCGAGTTTCTTAACACCAGCTGAACGAGTTGCCTTGAAAGATGATGGAGATTAATCCTTAGCCATGGCAAAAAAAGAAAAATGTCCTGAGTGCATCCAAAAAGTTCCCGAGTTCATGGCGACTTACGGGGACATGGTGACACTTCTCCTTTGTTTCTTTATCCTTTTGTATACCACAGGGAAAACAGATGCAAAGGAGATGCAAATCATTCTCTCGGCATTTAAATCCACCACAGGATTTTTCACAGGTGGACAAACATTATCGAAAGGATCTTTGGAAGAGATGGGTATGCAAATTGAATCTTTGCCATCTCAAGTGGTAGGTCGAAACCTTTCCAAATCCAAAAAAGATGCACAAGAAGTATTCAAACCAGAAGTAGAAGCGGGAAAAGTGCGGATCTCTGAAAACGAACGAGGCCTTGTGATCTCTCTTGTTGGAGCAGATTATTTTTATCCAGGGTCTGCTATTCTAACGCCCGCTATCCGAGAGACTTTACGAAAAGCAGCAGGTCTTATCAAAGGACTCGAACGATTTGTGCGAGTAGAAGGGCATAGCGATGACGATGCTGTGAATCCAGTGAGTCGTCCTGGTCGCGAAGAAAGAGAATATATCAATAACTGGGATTTGGCGGGAGCAAGAGCTGTAAACGCCACTGTATTTATGATCAATGCAGAAGAAATTGAGCCTAGTTGGTTCCAAGCTGTAAGTTTTGGATCCTACAGACCTCTTGTGTTGGAAAATGAAGGTACACCAGAAGCAAAGGCTTTTAACAGAAGAGTGGATATCATCATTTTAACAGAGAAGTCTACAAAACGAGCTCCAGGAGAAAGTAAATACGGACTACCTGACACTCGTTTGCCGAACACTGAAACAAATGTAGAAGGAGAATTTTAACATGGGTGACCGTGAAGTAGATGAAGAAGAAGGTGGGTTAGCTGAAGGTAGTTCCGCCTCTGCTGGGATGTCCCCCATTGTCAAATGGTTATTGTACATCGCTGCGGCCATTTTTGGAATTATCATTGTAACCGTAATATCGATGTTTGTTGCTCAAAAAACAGCAACAAGTGTGTTCAAACAACAAAAGAATATCTCACTTGTGAAAGCTCCACCTCCTTTGGAAGTTTACACATTTCAGGAAGAGTTCCGAGTGAATACTTCCGATGTTGGAGAATCACACTTTGTAAAGTTAAAGATGTCTCTTGGATTTGAATCAGGGCAACCTGCACTTTCTGCAGAACTTGCAGCACGTGTCGCACAAATGCAAAACATCATTAACTTGGTGATAGCTCGTAAAACAAAAGACGATTTAAAATCCATTACCAACCAATTGGATTTACGTGAGGAAATCAAAGCCCACTTAAACCACATTTTGACCAATGGAAAAATCAAAGAGGTTTACTTTACCGAGTTTTTGGTAAACTAGGACTATGTCCGACCAAATCCTTGGTGTGATCCCTGCTCGGTTTGCGAGCACGAGACTTCCTGGAAAACCACTGGCCCTCATTGGAACAAAACCAATGATCCAGTGGACTTATGCCAATGCCTCAAAGTCCAAGTCTTTCCACCGTTTGGTGGTAGCAACAGACGACAAACGAATCCATGATGTTGTATTAGGGTTTGGTGGTGAATCCATTCTCACGAGTCCCGACCATCCCACAGGAACCGATCGAATCATTGAAGTCGCAGAAAACTTCTCTAATTACGGAATCATTGTGAACATCCAAGGGGATGAACCAGGGATGGAAACAGATCTCATTGATGGAGTTGTGGATTTAAAAATTAAACACCGCCATTGGGAAATGACAACGGCAGCAGTTCCTTTTTCAAACCAAGAAGACCCAAAAGATCCTAACAAAGTAAAGGTGGTCTTTGATAGGAATGGTCGTGCTAATTATTTTTCTCGTTCTCCTATCCCTGCATCGTTCAAAGGCGAAGCAATTTACCACCGTCACCTTGGCATTTATGCGTATGAACGTGATTTTTTAATGTCCTATAACCATTTACCCGTTTCTGATTGGGAAACAGTAGAATCTTTAGAACAACTTCGTGCCTTACAAAATGGATCTACCATTGGTGTGTTTCTTGCCGAAAAAGCGAATTTGGGCGTGGATTCTCCCGCAGATTTAGAAGTGGTAATAAGAGATTTTAAAGAGAAGGGATTGATTTAGATCGCTATTTGCACCTGGTCTTTGGCTGGTGAAACACCAAAATACCGTTTGTATTCTCTACTAAATTGAGAAGGACTTTCGTAACCAACTTTTTGTGCTGCTGTGATGGCGTTCGTTCCTTCTGTTAACATTAAACTCCGAGCTTTTTGTAACCGTACCGCTTTTATATATTGTAAAGGAGAAGTATTTGTCACTGCCTTAAAACAATTATGAAAGTTGGATGTGCTCATCCCTGCGCTGAATGCTAATTCATTGATGTCGAACTCTTCTGCATATTCTTTATGAATTCGATTCAGTATTTGTGCAATTTGGAAAAATCTTCGATTCCGATGAGCCAATGCTTGTAAAGACTCACCATTTTCTCCAATTAACACACGATAAATGATTTCTCGAACGATGGACTTTCCTAAAACACGAATATCTGTTTTGGAAAACAATGATTGAATGAGACGCAAAGACGCATCTGAAATTTCTTTTGAAACTCTGGCTCCGTAAATTCCTCGCGGTAGGTTTTCTCCTGAATATTTTGTATCATCACTTAATAGTAGTATTTCGGCTACTTCTTGTGGGTCTACGTCAATGCCAAATCCCAAAATGGGTTTA
The sequence above is a segment of the Leptospira sp. WS39.C2 genome. Coding sequences within it:
- a CDS encoding MlaD family protein produces the protein MKSKKINNETIVGIIFFSILVFAFFTTVIEPDKPTKKYPYRLSLFYSRIDGIKEGTEVRILGIQKGYVAHIDSRPLMDVPDRRFLDHNMDHAIELHIALEDPLTLWDNYEVDFQTVTLFSGRIININPGSSDGKRPFFKPTFREGEKSPDYLPSARYFDDFFKATSATMEENRSDLRQITLDFRSITDKLNHTEGTIPKIIGSTEMYDELLATIKDAETIGKEGRRYMESSRNLENTMPIPFLITASYYGRTTPITGRRIGPQN
- a CDS encoding glycosyltransferase, yielding MKVAIIHDWLTGMRGGEVVLDSMLKAYPEADLFSLFYSKGKLNARIEDRKITTAFTNNLPFKEKYYRYYLPLFPTAIETLDLKGYDVVISSSHCVAKGVIPHPDTFHLSYVHSPMRYVWDMYYDYFPARKGFKFFLLQSIANYLRTWDAASANRVDFFTCNSHFVGRRIQKYYRRDYKIIYPPCLPQDFRVHDNSKDDYYLMVSAFAPYKKIDLAIEAFRENGKPLILVGGGQEEGNLTKNLPKNILWKKGLPRTEVIELYKKARGFIFPGMEDFGITPVESQAYATPVIAYGKGGALESVKDGKTGVFFAEQTVKSLNDAIKRAEKIQFKRWDFQNSINRFTEEKFVSEIRKVVDRHK
- a CDS encoding flagellar FlbD family protein, yielding MVILHRLKGAEFVLNADLIETIEANPDTIITLVNEKKFIVQETVADVVERVIAYQTRIHNLPRVSDRRPEET
- a CDS encoding motility protein A; this translates as MDIATVIGLALGLALMLLGVVSGGLSLTDLIDIPSVMITFGGAAAATIISFPWTSTIGVGAVTKKAFQNPPSDLPGLITTLVSFSEKARREGLLALEDDINELPEEFLKKGIQLVVDGTDPELVRNIMETEIGNTAARHAYGRGWWDAYAGFAPGFGMLGTLVGLVGMLKNLGGGDASAIGQGMATALITTLYGSLAQNLFAAPVVRKLTRRSEDELVIKQVMVEGTLSIQSGDNPRIVKEKLASFLTPAERVALKDDGD
- the motB gene encoding flagellar motor protein MotB, with translation MATYGDMVTLLLCFFILLYTTGKTDAKEMQIILSAFKSTTGFFTGGQTLSKGSLEEMGMQIESLPSQVVGRNLSKSKKDAQEVFKPEVEAGKVRISENERGLVISLVGADYFYPGSAILTPAIRETLRKAAGLIKGLERFVRVEGHSDDDAVNPVSRPGREEREYINNWDLAGARAVNATVFMINAEEIEPSWFQAVSFGSYRPLVLENEGTPEAKAFNRRVDIIILTEKSTKRAPGESKYGLPDTRLPNTETNVEGEF
- the fliL gene encoding flagellar basal body-associated protein FliL — encoded protein: MGDREVDEEEGGLAEGSSASAGMSPIVKWLLYIAAAIFGIIIVTVISMFVAQKTATSVFKQQKNISLVKAPPPLEVYTFQEEFRVNTSDVGESHFVKLKMSLGFESGQPALSAELAARVAQMQNIINLVIARKTKDDLKSITNQLDLREEIKAHLNHILTNGKIKEVYFTEFLVN
- the kdsB gene encoding 3-deoxy-manno-octulosonate cytidylyltransferase, with the protein product MSDQILGVIPARFASTRLPGKPLALIGTKPMIQWTYANASKSKSFHRLVVATDDKRIHDVVLGFGGESILTSPDHPTGTDRIIEVAENFSNYGIIVNIQGDEPGMETDLIDGVVDLKIKHRHWEMTTAAVPFSNQEDPKDPNKVKVVFDRNGRANYFSRSPIPASFKGEAIYHRHLGIYAYERDFLMSYNHLPVSDWETVESLEQLRALQNGSTIGVFLAEKANLGVDSPADLEVVIRDFKEKGLI
- a CDS encoding AraC family transcriptional regulator N-terminal domain-containing protein, encoding MGQVEENNKNIVKLLESLLPKPGNLETEIPGLTLFRINESFVRVPLTYYPRIILMAQGSKRVFLGEDTFSYDPTQYLVLSVPIPLECDAVADENKPILGFGIDVDPQEVAEILLLSDDTKYSGENLPRGIYGARVSKEISDASLRLIQSLFSKTDIRVLGKSIVREIIYRVLIGENGESLQALAHRNRRFFQIAQILNRIHKEYAEEFDINELAFSAGMSTSNFHNCFKAVTNTSPLQYIKAVRLQKARSLMLTEGTNAITAAQKVGYESPSQFSREYKRYFGVSPAKDQVQIAI